The nucleotide window CCTGTCCCCCGGCTGTAAGACGTCCCTCTGGCCAGCAGGCATCTGGCACGCGTCGCTCCGAAGGCGCTGAAACCCGACGCTCGCGGCGCAGAGCATCAAGCCGCGTCTCCAGAGCAGGGTGGCGgtgcaggacaggacagggggacagagagaaggagaggggtCCCCAGGATCCCACGCCGCCGAGCCAGAACGTCTTTCTGAGGGGCTGCAGAGGGACCAGAGGATCCCGGGTTCCGGTGAGttcaaattgtgtttatttgccgACCATTTGAGGaatttttcagtattttgtaGAGAATTTGGAACGAATGAGGTCAGCGGGATTGAAACGTCGTATTACGTGCGCGATCGGTTTATTCGGAGATTTTCTGCCCGCCGGGGATATGCAGTGCTTTGCCAGAAGATAGTCAAGTGACTGAGGGTGGTCATTAACTTTTCATGCCCCCTTCTCCATAGCGACACTTCACTCGGGCCAGCAGTCGGGGCTTGGGCTCGCCGAGGGGGACGTGGCAGGATATGACCCCGTCCGCGGCCCACCTGAGCAGGTGAACCCGGGTGCAGAATGGGTGGGACCAGGCTGCTGCTGTGCCTCGTGCCTCTGCTCGTCCTACTGGGCCAAATTCGCGCCGCCACTCCAGGTGAGGGTGTTTCCCTTCGTTTCTGAAGATCTTCGCCGGTGACCAGTTACCAGATGTATACATTTGCCGGGTTTTGTAGGTGGAAGTAAAGCGGAGGAGCAGAGAGACACCATTCTGAAGGAGCTGGTCTCGATATGGCGCCAAGGTGGAGGCTGGTATCCACGGCGACAgacacagcagcaggagcagcagatcCAGGCTGTGGTGGGGAAGTTATTCGGTGGACTCAGGTCCCTGGGACTCCTGTCGAGCAGAAGCGCGCCCCTCGCCGCTCTCAACACGCCACTGGACCGCCACCGGCTCTCTGGGTTCCTCTACAACATCTCCATGTACCTGCAGGCCATGGGGGCAGAGATTGAGGAGAAGCCGGCACCCCTCGGTGAGGACCAGTTCTGGGAGAAGATCCTCTACACGTTCCTCCAGTCAGAGGGGGAGGCTTCGTTTGGGCCCCGGGAGGGCAGGGTGCCACCGAGGCCAAGCTTCCGACTCCAGGACCTTTTCCTGTCCCTGAGGGGCAGCCCTCACTGGGACGGTTTGCTGGGACTGGTCCAGAGCATCCTGTACCTGTCCGAGCGGCAGCCACAGAGACCCGTCCTGGCGTTCGTGACACAGAACTGGAAGAGCATCAGTGCTCTGCTGGAGGCGGCGCTGCAGGCGCTGCTGAGCGGGACGTACGGACAGGCCAGCGCTGGCCTCCAGGGCTTCATCTGCGTCCTGAAGGGCCACCGTGACTGCGGCTTCAACACCGGGTGGCTGCAGCAGGTGCTCAGCTTCCTGGAGACTCGCAATTGGAAGCCGGTGGTGGACCTCCACCCGCCAACCGCGGCCGGAGCTCAGAAAGATGGCGGCTCCCTGTCTGCGGGCCGCCTGAAGCCCTTCAGCCTTCCTCCAGAGGCCCTGAAGGAGGTCGGGGGTCCGGCCACCCTCAACCGGACGTCCGACTCAGAGGACCTGAGTTCGGTGCGGGCGCTGCTGCAGGCACTGAACCGGCCCAACGCAGCCGAGCGGGCCATGCAGTTCGCAGAGCGAAACCCCGCCCTCCTGCGGGGACTGGACGACTTCCGGAGGGGACTGCTGCACCGCCTCGGCAGCACCGTCTACGCCAACCTGCGCCGGAAGGTGTCGCGCGTCACCATGGTGCTGCTGGACGATGTCAGCAGCGTTGTGGGCGTTCCACCCTCCAGCGCTCAGGCCAGATGCACCATGGGTAgtactagcatgctaacatgaaaaatgctaacagggaaTGGCCAAGATACGTCACGCTAAATTTGAAGTTTGGAGCattttgaaaaattagcatgttggCATGCTAATGTTGGCatgttaacatcaaaaatgctaacatgcCATGGCCAAGATACGTCACGTGAAATATGGTGaagtttggagcatgttgaaaaattagcatgctagcatggtaatgctagcatgctaacatcataAATGCTAACAGGGAGTGGCCAAGATACGTCAATTTGGTGaagtttggagcatgttgaaaaatgagcatgttagcatggtaatgctagcatgctaacataaaaaatgctaacatgcCGTGGCCAAGATacgtcacgtgaaatttggtgaagtttggaccatgttgaaaaattagcatgctagcatggtaatgctagcatgctaacatcaaaaatgctaacagggcgtggccaagatacGGAACCTTTAATTTGGTGAAGTTTGGAGCATGTCGAAAAATAAGCATATTAGCTCAaggcgttcctaataaagtggccgaagcaCCGGGCGGACAGGCCCGAATTAGCTCCAGGAACCATTACTTCACCGGGTCGGTATAGGTTTGTGATGAACtgaaaagatttatttaatgatGACGACCTGTCTGACACGCCGGGACGACCACAAAGGAGGGCAGATCTCTTACTGCGAGTCCTATGGCGGCTTTAATCTGCCGTCGGTAACCCGACGCGGCCGGTATTATGCCGTTGCCTCGGGCCGGATTGTAtaatgtccatttttttccacCAATCCTCAATGGGCCGCGGCATTTATCTGAGATTGGAGATGCGGTAAAAACCGGTCGGCACCTTTGTTCACGTCTCATTGTGGCTCTTTTTTGTTTCCTCTTTGCAGGCGATCTGAGGCACCTCATTTTATGGTGAGTGGCTCCGCCGTACATCCGTGTCAGTTCCCTGGCAGGCggataaataaattagaatgGAACTCTGTGGCCGGTCAGAACTCTCCATCGCTGAGGCTACTTATTCGTATTTGAAAACAGCAAATGGAAAATATGAATTGTTGAAAAAGTACAGTATTATAATACAGAATATTAACATACAATATTAAATAccggttggtagtagcctagcgggtaacacactcaccaatgaaccagtagacccaggttcaaaccccacttactaccatggtgtccctgagcaggacacttaaccctgagtgtctccagggggggactgtccctgtcactactgattgtaagtccctctggataagggcgtctgataaatacagTAATTGTAAATGGAAGACTTCAGATTcccgggttcgagccccactaactaccactgagtgtgtccagggggggactgtccctgtaactactgattgtaagacgttctggataagggtgtctgataaatgctgtaaatgtaaatgtattaaatagagtaaaatatagaaataacacacacaagacGTTATAAAAGTGGGCTTTTCGTGGTCTGGGAAGGGTTGCCAGATTCTGTGGAATTTCGGTGAGTTCAGGGAATTAGTTTTGTGCCGAATGAAAATGAAGGTTCTCGCTGTGTCGTCTCGGTCCTGCAGGGGAATTCGACACAACCTGACATGGAACGCACAGGCTCTGGGCTTCACCCCGCAGGGACCACCCAGCAGACCCCCGTTCATGTCCTGTCCAGAACCGAGCGGCCCGCCTGTGACCgccgctggccccgcccctcacCGGTCCAGGCTCACGGACCCCCGGAGCTCCTCCGCCCATCACCCGGACCACCAGGCGGCCCTCGACCCCGCGGCCGAGATCCTGGAGGCGGCCTGCAACGAGTCCATCCCCGGCCTGACGGGGGTCTCCAACTTCACCGTCTTTCTCTACTGCAACCTGTTCGGGGGCAGCGACGCCTCCCTCGACCTGGAGGCCGGCCGCGCCGGCCAAGACCTCCACGCCACCTGCTCCGATGCCGCctggtacctgtctgctgccgAGGACGACTTCCTGTGGGTGCACGTGTGCAGCGAGTTCTTCGCACACGAGTTCAACAACACCGTCTGTGCCAACGCGTCTTTCTGGCTTCAGCAAGCACACCAGGTACAGCAGCGTCCTCAAATACGCAGAAAATATGCCACtataccagacgcccttatctagagcgacatacaatcagtagttacggggacagttcccccctggagacactcagggttacgtgtcctgctcagggacacgatggtagtaagtggggtttgaacctgggtcttctggttcatagtcgagtgtgttacctgctaggctactaccacccggtagttacggggacagtcccccctggagacactcgggttaagtgtcttgctcagggacacgatggtagtaagtggggtttgaacctgggtcttctggttcatagtcgagtgtgttacccgctaggctactaccacccagtagttacggggacagtccccccctggagacactcagggttaagtgtcttgctcagggacacgatggtagtaagtggggtttgaacttgggtcttctggtttataggtgagtgtgttacccgctaggctactaccacccagtagttacagggacagtcccccctggagacactcgggttaagtgtcctgctcagggacacgatggtagtaagtggggtttgaacttgggtcttctggtttataggcgagtgtgttacccgctaggctactaccacccggtagttacggggacagtcccccctggagacactcagggttaagtgtcttgctcagggacacgatggtagtaagtggggtttgaacctgggtcttctggtttataggtgagtgtgttacctgctaggctactacctcccagATAAAGAAGATGACAGAATGTTCTGACTCTCCCTCCCCAAGGCTGCCGTGTCCAAGGACTATCACTACTTCAACCAGAGCAGCATCGACGAGCTGTGCGTGCAGCTGAGCGGGGACGCCGCGGGCGTGTCGGGCCTCCACGCCGACCAGGACTGCCTGGCCCTGCTGAGCAGCCACACCCTGAGCGCCCAGGACTTCCGGAGGTGCTTCCTGCCCAACAACTCCGCCCTCATCGCGTCGCTGTGCGGCTCGTCCCCTGCGCCGCAGGCGGGGACGTGGGCGTCGGAGTACTGCGCCCGGCTGCTGAACGCCACGCTGGAGCGCTGCGGGTTGGAGAGCTGGGAGCCCGAGCGCCTGGAGCGGTGCCTGCGGAGCCCGGGCCTGCGGGACATGTTGTGCGGGAACGGCTCGCGcttccagcagctgctgccccGGCTGTGCGCGGACCCGGCCGCCGGGGACAAGCCGGACGGCCGCTGCGCCCTGCAGGTCTTCTTCGACGCGCTGCCGGCGCCCTACGCCTTCGACACGTCGCGGCTTTGctccagccccgcccccctcctgCTGGGGGCGCTGCAGAGCCTCGGCCGCTGCGGGGGGCCGCGGGACGAGCGCGCGGGCTGGCTGGCCACGGTGGGCTACGTGCTGCGGGTGCTGGACTTCGTGGTGGGGCTGTCGGCGGGCCTGGACGAGGGCGAGCGGGAGGTGAGGCAGGGCCTGGGACAGGCCATCCTGCTGTCCAGCCTGACCGACAACAGCTCCTTCTGGTCCACGCTGCGGCCCAACGCGTCCCTCAGCGTCCTGCACACCGTGGCCGTCTTCCTCCGGAGGGAGCAGAGCCTGGCCGTCAAGGAGGACCTTCTCAGCTGCTTCAGCGTAAGAGACGCGCTCGTCCACATGAcgggtcccgtaatcagaaggcaaagcaccgtccccacacactgtcatggtgaCAGgcgctcactcagggtgatgggttaaatgcagaggacaaatttcactgtgtgcaccgtgtgctgtgctgctgtgtatcgcaagtgacaatcacttcacttttacatgaTATAGAAATTTGACTCCGTGTCCTGTGTCTTCTTCCTCAGCCTGTCCTCTGGGACCTGATTCAGAGGGACGACAACTCCTCTGCCCTCCGGTTCCTCATGCAGGTACGTCTGCAGAACATGTTCTGCTTGGGTGACTGACGGGGTTCCAGAGCCGTGAACCGTCCCTGTGCGCCGCCAGGAGTACCTGCGCATGCCGGGGGAGAGCATCCGCACCGTGGTGATGTCGGCAGAGAAGGAGGCGGTCAAGCGCTTCCTGTCCCACGTGCACCAGAGCTGGGACCGGCTGCAGGTGGAGCTCGATCAGGTGCAGGGACGTCCCGGGGCGGCGCCGAGAATGTCCCGGGAGCGGTGAACCAACGTGATTTCCCGTCCTCAGGCCTCGCCGCGGGAGCAGCAGGCCATGGAGACCATGACCGCCGCGTTCATCCACAAGTTTCCGcgcgtgacccctgacctcttcGTCGACCTCTCACAGTTCATCCCCTTCATGTCCGTCGACGACATCATGGGCTTCCCCGCCTCCCTAATGGTGAACGACAGCGTGTGAGTGTcggggggcgtggcctcagTAGGATATGAAGACGTGTGTAAACTGTGAGTAGAAGCGGGTGTTGTGTGTCATCGTCGGGCCGCTGGTTTTATGGGGACTCGTGTTTCTACTTGACCTCTGCCCCCCCCGGCTCGGTGTCTTATGACCGGGTTATTTAACACCGAACCCCGAGCCCCGCCCCGTCCTCGTTAAGAATTGATGCGTCTGACTCCGCCTCCCCAGGCTGCTGGCCATCCGGGAGCACGGCCACGAGCTGCGGTCGCAGCAGAAGCAGGCGTTCGTCCAGCGGCTGCTGCAGTCCAGCATGGCGGGCGAGGTGCCCGCCTGGCCGCCGTACTTCCTGAGCTCCGCCCTCCCGCTGCTGCCGCACCTGCCGCTCTGCCACTTCCAGCAGCTGACCGGCCCGCAGGTTCCGCACACCTCCGGAAGAGCGGTAATAAAACAGGTTCCGTTTGCCCTTATAAAGCCTGCTGGGGCGGGGTTGTGGCGTTCTCTTCCAGCTCGGCCCCCTGCTGGAGCTCCTGGGCAACAGCAGCCTGGATGCCACCAGGGGTCACCATGTCCTGAGGACGGCCTTCAGCAAGAGGAAGAACTTCAGCGCCGACAGCGTTTCGAGGTGAGGAGGTGCCTCTCCGTGCTGTCCACTGTCCTCGTGGACACTTCTTCATACAGGTCTGCGCTCCCCTCGGCAGGTTGGGAGCGCTCGTCTGTTTCCTGGACCCCGAGGAGCTCCGCCCCTTCCTGCTGCCGGACCGCCCATCtccagccctctggcagcagttGGCCAGATGTGTGACGGAGGGCCGTGTCAGCTCCAGAGGAAGAGTGAGGTCACCTACGAGACATGAACTACGGCTGCAGTTCAACAACAGTTATCATCATTTAGACGTTTCTTCTTGTAATcttacagtactgtgcaaaagaatagaaactttactttacttggcagatgcttttatacaAAGGGGGACACAAgaggacagagaagataggtggtttgagagagggaAGCTTTGccctcaacagaggtggaggcctcagacacaacttcTCTCCAACCCGtaatgctgccctttcatccaccCCCAGGAAAATCAGGCCGTATTCACATTTAACCACCCCGCTTAATGGGGGTGGgcggagctgccagggcggggctgtcacgtctacccgccccctccccctgcGTTTGTTCCACGTAACGAGCCTCttcaaggcgggattgaggtgaaaccaacctggggGATGAATTTGGGGGTCACAAGCCAACTTGTGACGAAGTTTAATGGAGTGattaattaagtgaagtgattgtcatggtgcacacggtgcacacagtgaaatgtgtcctctgcttttaaccaccacacttggtgagcagtgggcaccatgacggcagtgtttggggacggtgctttgctcggtggcaccttggcggaaagAAAGTCAACTTTcagacttacaagaggacgacaccagcaattctcattctcaaaactaagagcccggataaggccgaacttgtcaggaatagaacatgctggggattctttaaaaaccatacagTGGTCCCTCAGATGAAACCTCTCTCGTCTTTTTAAGCGGAACATTTCCAACAATCGGCGGCTGCCAAAACCTTTTTTGTAGATACATCAAATAtatgcagaatttccttattggACGCGACGTGTGTGGAGAGAAAGCGACTCTgatctccatctgtagacttttgcatGTAGGAGGTCGctcacccagttcttctagaacatctctacaCATCAGTGTGAACTTCACTCTTTAAGCAGGATTTAAAGCAGCAAGTCCCTTCCTGAACCATTTCTGAAATCGAAAGACCtttaattagtgtgtgtgtgtgtgtgtgtatttggctCGGCTGATGTTCCGGATCCCTCTGTGCAGCTCTCCTATTGGCTGCAGCTGGCACTGGGCCCCGTAAATGCCAGCGCGCTGGCACCGTCCGAGTTGGCGTCATTATCCGGTCTGCTGCCACAGCTGGGACACTCGTTCCTGGCGTCCCTGTCCTCCCGGGACCTGCTGCACCTACTGGCCCAGCCGGACACGCCCCCATTCTCGCCTGCTCAGGTGGGCCTTGTGGGTCCAAAGCGGGGTTCAGTATTGAGGCGTTCCTGCGCGGCTGTGCTGAGGGCGTGTTTTTCCTTCTTCAGGCGTTCCAGGTACTGGCCAGGATGGCACAGGACACCAACGTAAGTCTGATGGCCGAGTAGGAGAAGACAGACACGTGTGTGCAGCCGACCGCTAACACCGGCCCTTCCGCAGCTCAGCATGGCGGACGTCTGCGGCCTGGCGCCGCTTCTCTCTGGACTGTCCCCGGCGTTCCTGAGCAGCGTTCGGGCCGCGGGGCCGGAGGACGAGGGCGACTGCCGCTGCTGGCGCCCCCTGCTGCCCGGCCTGCCCCCGGCCCACCGAGCCATGTTCCTGACCGCGGTGCTGGAGGTGAGTCCAGACCAGGTCTCGTGTATTTAACAAGCCTTCACTTACAAACGGGCGCGTTCGAAGGGTCTGGACGAAGCTGCTGGAAACGCCTCGCTGCTCCTGCACTGCACGCTGCCGTTCGTCCCTCTGAAGACACTCGACGAGACGCTGGACGGGGGGGCGGTCCTGAGTCGCCTGCCGCTCTACAGAGACCTGCCCTGGTCCCAGCAGCAGGTAGAACCATGAAAACTGCATGTTATATAGTCGCCACTCTCGTCTTCTTGAATTAGTGATTCAGATTCAGAGaactttactgtactttactgtactgtactgtactgtactttactctgcagacgcttttatccaaagcgacttacaccagcgattctcattcggtttctgaGTTacattttgagttacaaaactaagagccccgataaggccgaacttgtcaagaatagaacatgctggggagcTGTGACGTGCTGGAcgaatattttttcttttttgtgagtgtctgtgcgtgtgtgttagtgttagacttgtgtgaaatactttttaacttAACTCTCCTGGTCacgacaacaaaaacacaagcgcTCTGACTATCTACATACgctagggtggtagaagcctagcgtgtaacacactcgcctatgaaccagaagacccgggttcaaaccccacttactaccatcgtgtccctgagtgtctccagggggggactgtccctgtaactactgactgtaggtcgctctggataaggacgtctggtaaatgctgtaaatgtaatccaagACCGAGTCAAAGTTCATTTACTCGCCTCTACCGAGAACCGCGCGAGGATGATGATAATATTTCGACTGAAATAGTATGACTGTGTCATGGCGGCTGTCTGGCCGGCCGACGCCCCGTGCCCTCCGGTGACCCCTGGAGGGGATCAGATGGGCGGCCGCGTGGGTAATGTCCGAGGTGTGTTCACGGCTCATCCCGCCATCTTCCGTCTGTGTGAATCCAGGCCCAGCTGCTGTTCCGCAAGGTCCAGCAGGCGGTCAACGTAACCATGGAAACGGTGCAGTAAGTGAActgtgtggcttttttttacGGGGAGATTAACCGTTTTGGAAAAGATGGCGGAGCCCCGacctgcttgtctgtctgtAAAGGACTTTAGGCCGCATTGCAGGGGGCATGaactgtgattggctggcgcTCTGGGCCAATGAGACGGGCTTCTCGGAGTTGTTGGCGTTTCTCAGCAAGTTGCCGGGACGACTGAGGCCGGCGCTGGTAAGGACCGCGCCCGCCTGTCCAGTGGGGACAGATTCGGAGTGTGCTCCCCGACTGTAATGCAGTATGGCTTCCTCCGCAGAGGAAGTGCGTGGTGGAGGCGCTGAAGACTCGCCCGGAGACGGAGCTGGACCCGGCCTTCGCCGCTCTGCTACCGTAATGTCTGACTCTTTCACCGCCGCAGAAACGTCCCTCCTGGTTCGCGTGAAACACCCGTCTCCATCTGGCTGCCTTGACAGGGTGAGGATGCTGGAGAATCTGTCCAACGCCTCGCTCGCCGCGGTCCTGGAGCACGTGCTCCTCAACTTCCACGAGTTCCTGCTCCTGCCGGGCCACAAGCAGACGGCGCTGGCGGAGAAAGCGGTGGAGGTGCTGGTGAGGAGGAGTCTCTGGTGCCCTGATCGTGCACGT belongs to Denticeps clupeoides unplaced genomic scaffold, fDenClu1.1, whole genome shotgun sequence and includes:
- the LOC114781673 gene encoding stereocilin-like, with amino-acid sequence MGGTRLLLCLVPLLVLLGQIRAATPVTRCIHLPGFVGGSKAEEQRDTILKELVSIWRQGGGWYPRRQTQQQEQQIQAVVGKLFGGLRSLGLLSSRSAPLAALNTPLDRHRLSGFLYNISMYLQAMGAEIEEKPAPLGEDQFWEKILYTFLQSEGEASFGPREGRVPPRPSFRLQDLFLSLRGSPHWDGLLGLVQSILYLSERQPQRPVLAFVTQNWKSISALLEAALQALLSGTYGQASAGLQGFICVLKGHRDCGFNTGWLQQVLSFLETRNWKPVVDLHPPTAAGAQKDGGSLSAGRLKPFSLPPEALKEVGGPATLNRTSDSEDLSSVRALLQALNRPNAAERAMQFAERNPALLRGLDDFRRGLLHRLGSTVYANLRRKVSRVTMVLLDDVSSVVGVPPSSAQARCTMGDLRHLILWGIRHNLTWNAQALGFTPQGPPSRPPFMSCPEPSGPPVTAAGPAPHRSRLTDPRSSSAHHPDHQAALDPAAEILEAACNESIPGLTGVSNFTVFLYCNLFGGSDASLDLEAGRAGQDLHATCSDAAWYLSAAEDDFLWVHVCSEFFAHEFNNTVCANASFWLQQAHQAAVSKDYHYFNQSSIDELCVQLSGDAAGVSGLHADQDCLALLSSHTLSAQDFRRCFLPNNSALIASLCGSSPAPQAGTWASEYCARLLNATLERCGLESWEPERLERCLRSPGLRDMLCGNGSRFQQLLPRLCADPAAGDKPDGRCALQVFFDALPAPYAFDTSRLCSSPAPLLLGALQSLGRCGGPRDERAGWLATVGYVLRVLDFVVGLSAGLDEGEREVRQGLGQAILLSSLTDNSSFWSTLRPNASLSVLHTVAVFLRREQSLAVKEDLLSCFSPVLWDLIQRDDNSSALRFLMQEYLRMPGESIRTVVMSAEKEAVKRFLSHVHQSWDRLQVELDQASPREQQAMETMTAAFIHKFPRVTPDLFVDLSQFIPFMSVDDIMGFPASLMVNDSVLLAIREHGHELRSQQKQAFVQRLLQSSMAGEVPAWPPYFLSSALPLLPHLPLCHFQQLTGPQLGPLLELLGNSSLDATRGHHVLRTAFSKRKNFSADSVSRLGALVCFLDPEELRPFLLPDRPSPALWQQLARCVTEGRVSSRGRLSYWLQLALGPVNASALAPSELASLSGLLPQLGHSFLASLSSRDLLHLLAQPDTPPFSPAQAFQVLARMAQDTNLSMADVCGLAPLLSGLSPAFLSSVRAAGPEDEGDCRCWRPLLPGLPPAHRAMFLTAVLEGLDEAAGNASLLLHCTLPFVPLKTLDETLDGGAVLSRLPLYRDLPWSQQQAQLLFRKVQQAVNVTMETVQTLGRIAGGMNCDWLALWANETGFSELLAFLSKLPGRLRPALRKCVVEALKTRPETELDPAFAALLPVRMLENLSNASLAAVLEHVLLNFHEFLLLPGHKQTALAEKAVEVLGLSGSSLDRLGPLLPFLDRDSFVLVDRGALKLRLEELRSFCLPSDRVRDVAAALTEEAVLGDPAAWSVGDVELAGRLIFTLSLKQIRSLPLDDLGSELVEQLLYSQQVWEGSEVGRMCGTPPDFRDKIFTFIHRVIKGGRRRRRRDPVPSCADVRGTFPSAWTPSQLQHMAETELQRCVDFMGQDAGLGPDQRRTLWSKLRQAYRPVRDVRPEQLLELGSIATEMSERELQAVDASDLGVVAQLGRLAGWSPRKMRAAALGVLRRRGRKPEQLGALELAALGHLVCGLSPAELGRVDPHNLSLAALFLREAALPCSEEQMEVLTSGLSSPRAFGPVSDWGADVFTEIGTLAAGLEDLLLSSLVKEQIQGLTPAAIALLPPRKLAVVLGAAQLSWFSSEQAAAVTRDQWAELDGQQRQALSLALYEGDVIVAHRGRNHAPPALVS